The Terriglobia bacterium genome contains a region encoding:
- a CDS encoding TolC family protein, translating into MMSGAASPDGPQSQLLAGVPSGTATAKVLSLSLKDVVDRGLRYNLGIILGQQSIRAAQSSRLRTLSDLLPHVTVQTSETVEQVNLASVGFSGFPGIPQMVGPFGVFDIRAYVSQSLLDLSKVSELQARTENVRATQHAYKNTRDLVALACLQLYMQAVAGGSRVEANQAQLKTAQVLYELALSRRSAGLVPGIEVLRAQVQMQAQQQRLIVAQNDFAKQKLNLAQAIGLPLGQEFQLTDQIPYTPFAPIAIEDALQDAYRYRGDYQSAMAQVKEAERSREAAVRQRAPSMDLNANYGDIGQRPFNSHGSFLVAMSLRIPIFQGRETESKILASDAQLEQQKADLESLRARIYYEIRTVLLDLKSSEDRVLVAQSSLDLATEQVTQAQDRFAAGVVSNIEVVQAQDALATATEDYISSLYAHNIAKATLAEAMGMAESGYEKLLRGK; encoded by the coding sequence ATGATGTCCGGTGCTGCCTCACCGGACGGGCCGCAAAGCCAGCTGCTGGCAGGCGTTCCCTCCGGCACAGCCACAGCGAAGGTCCTGTCTCTGTCTCTCAAGGATGTTGTCGATCGAGGACTGAGGTACAACCTCGGCATCATCCTCGGCCAACAGAGTATCCGGGCCGCTCAGAGTTCGCGACTGCGCACGCTCAGCGATTTGCTTCCCCACGTGACGGTTCAGACTTCTGAGACCGTCGAGCAGGTGAATCTTGCCAGTGTCGGGTTCTCCGGCTTCCCGGGGATCCCGCAGATGGTCGGACCCTTCGGGGTGTTCGACATCAGGGCTTACGTATCCCAATCGCTGTTGGATTTGAGCAAGGTCAGTGAGCTCCAGGCAAGGACGGAGAATGTGAGAGCGACCCAGCACGCATATAAGAATACCCGTGATCTGGTGGCTCTCGCCTGTCTTCAGCTGTACATGCAGGCGGTGGCCGGCGGCAGCCGCGTCGAAGCCAATCAGGCCCAGCTCAAGACGGCGCAGGTGCTTTACGAACTTGCACTGAGCCGGCGCAGCGCGGGGCTGGTCCCCGGGATCGAAGTGCTGCGGGCGCAGGTCCAGATGCAGGCGCAGCAACAGCGTCTTATTGTGGCCCAGAACGACTTTGCCAAGCAGAAGCTCAATCTGGCGCAGGCCATCGGCTTGCCGCTGGGGCAGGAGTTTCAACTTACGGATCAGATCCCGTACACGCCGTTCGCCCCCATTGCCATCGAGGACGCTTTGCAGGATGCCTATCGCTATCGGGGCGACTACCAAAGCGCGATGGCACAGGTAAAGGAGGCGGAACGCTCGCGTGAGGCAGCAGTCCGTCAGAGAGCGCCGAGTATGGATCTGAATGCCAATTATGGCGATATCGGGCAGCGTCCCTTCAACTCGCACGGTAGTTTTCTCGTGGCGATGAGTCTGCGCATCCCTATTTTTCAAGGGAGGGAAACCGAGTCGAAGATTCTGGCTTCCGATGCCCAACTCGAACAGCAGAAGGCGGACCTTGAGAGTTTGCGCGCGCGCATTTACTATGAGATACGGACGGTGCTTCTTGATTTGAAGTCGTCCGAGGATCGGGTTCTGGTGGCCCAGAGCAGCCTCGACCTCGCCACCGAGCAGGTAACTCAGGCGCAGGATCGATTCGCTGCCGGCGTGGTGAGCAACATAGAGGTGGTTCAGGCGCAGGACGCTCTCGCGACGGCCACGGAGGACTATATCTCCAGTCTCTATGCACATAACATTGCCAAAGCCACTCTGGCCGAGGCGATGGGCATGGCCGAGAGCGGATATGAGAAGCTCTTGCGAGGCAAGTGA
- a CDS encoding NAD-dependent succinate-semialdehyde dehydrogenase — protein MQSINPATEEVLKSFQIHSKEDIDQALQDASQSFRSWRRTPFEERAALMRRAAAGLRGHGARLAALMTAEMGKPIVEAEAEVEKCAWNCDYYAENSQRFLQDESRASNAAESYIQYTPLGVVLAIMPWNFPFWQVFRFAAPALMAGNAAVLKHASNVPQCALAIEEVFREAGFPAGVFRTLLVPAAATAGLIESPQIAAVTLTGSEAAGSSVASRAGRVFKKTVLELGGSDPFIVLEDADLAVAARVGVRARYQNTGQSCIAAKRFIVVDAVWQEYQERFLAEVQALKIGDPMDRETRVGPLARRDLMDDLDRQVRDSVARGARVLLGGRRCGGRGYFYHPTVISEVPLDAAAACEEVFGPVAALMRVRNADEAVQVANSSPYGLGSAVWTSDLARARRLAREIEAGQVFINGMVASDPRLPFGGVKRSGYGRELSEFGIREFVNIQTVWIGPPSG, from the coding sequence ATGCAATCGATCAACCCGGCAACCGAAGAGGTGTTGAAGTCCTTCCAGATTCACTCCAAAGAGGATATCGACCAGGCGCTGCAGGATGCCTCCCAGAGCTTCCGGAGTTGGCGCAGGACCCCCTTTGAGGAACGCGCTGCCCTCATGCGGCGTGCAGCCGCCGGTCTGCGCGGGCACGGCGCGCGCCTGGCGGCCCTCATGACCGCAGAAATGGGCAAACCGATCGTCGAAGCCGAAGCCGAGGTCGAAAAGTGCGCCTGGAATTGCGACTACTATGCCGAGAACTCGCAGCGCTTTCTTCAGGATGAATCTCGTGCCTCGAATGCCGCCGAGAGCTACATCCAGTACACTCCGCTCGGGGTGGTGTTGGCAATCATGCCGTGGAACTTCCCCTTCTGGCAGGTTTTTCGATTTGCCGCCCCGGCACTGATGGCGGGTAATGCCGCTGTTCTGAAGCATGCGTCGAATGTCCCACAGTGCGCACTGGCCATTGAAGAGGTCTTTCGCGAGGCCGGATTTCCGGCGGGAGTTTTCCGCACGCTGCTCGTGCCGGCTGCGGCAACTGCCGGTTTGATTGAGTCCCCGCAAATCGCGGCTGTGACGCTGACCGGCAGTGAGGCGGCCGGCAGTTCGGTGGCCTCCCGCGCCGGGCGTGTCTTCAAGAAGACCGTGCTCGAGCTGGGTGGGTCCGATCCATTTATTGTTCTGGAGGACGCTGACCTCGCAGTTGCAGCACGCGTCGGCGTGCGTGCGCGGTATCAAAACACCGGCCAGAGCTGCATCGCCGCCAAGAGATTTATTGTCGTCGATGCAGTGTGGCAGGAGTATCAGGAACGCTTCCTCGCGGAAGTCCAGGCGCTGAAGATCGGGGATCCAATGGATCGTGAGACCCGCGTCGGCCCTCTGGCGCGCCGCGATCTGATGGATGATCTGGATCGCCAGGTGCGCGATTCCGTGGCACGCGGCGCCCGGGTGCTCCTCGGAGGCCGCCGTTGCGGCGGGCGCGGCTATTTCTATCATCCGACGGTAATCTCGGAGGTCCCTCTGGATGCTGCCGCGGCCTGCGAAGAGGTTTTCGGCCCGGTCGCGGCCCTGATGAGGGTACGCAACGCGGACGAAGCCGTTCAGGTTGCCAACAGTTCTCCTTACGGCCTGGGCTCGGCTGTTTGGACGTCCGATCTCGCGCGGGCGCGACGCCTGGCCCGCGAAATCGAAGCAGGACAGGTTTTCATCAACGGCATGGTGGCTTCGGACCCGCGTCTCCCCTTCGGCGGCGTCAAGCGCTCAGGCTACGGCCGCGAACTCTCCGAGTTCGGCATCCGCGAGTTCGTGAACATCCAGACCGTCTGGATCGGCCCGCCCAGCGGTTGA
- a CDS encoding mannose-1-phosphate guanylyltransferase, with protein MSSVYAVIMAGGRGERFWPLSTECIPKPFMPLLGPKTLIQQTVDRLLPLLPPERMLISIGEAHRGIAGEQLPQIPPENFIVEPVGRDTAPCLGYCALHIERHEPDGTMIAIPADHYIADAAAYRRTLQKGIDALPGATGVVFGIRPGRPETGYGYIQTQISESGNEALPVIRFVEKPDATRARGYVAAGNYYWNSGIFLWRNRTLLDLLRQHMPELYRGLEALRPFIGREEGRAEARQTFAELPRISIDFGVMEKASGLRLVPAEFVWDDIGNWGALERALPHDAAGNVAIGPNLALEAGDCVSYSDAGTVATFGVSNLIVVQAQGKVLVCPKDRAADLKRLIAALGNEGQS; from the coding sequence ATGTCCAGTGTCTATGCCGTCATCATGGCCGGAGGCCGGGGAGAACGCTTCTGGCCGCTGAGCACCGAATGCATCCCCAAGCCGTTTATGCCGCTTCTCGGCCCTAAAACTCTCATTCAACAGACTGTCGATCGCCTCCTCCCGTTGCTGCCGCCGGAGAGGATGCTTATTTCGATCGGCGAGGCACACAGAGGGATTGCCGGCGAGCAACTGCCGCAGATCCCGCCGGAGAACTTCATCGTCGAACCTGTCGGCCGCGACACGGCGCCGTGCCTCGGTTATTGCGCGCTTCACATCGAACGGCACGAGCCGGACGGCACCATGATCGCCATACCTGCGGATCACTATATCGCCGATGCCGCAGCCTACCGCCGCACCTTGCAAAAGGGGATCGACGCTCTCCCCGGAGCCACCGGCGTGGTTTTCGGCATCCGCCCCGGAAGGCCGGAGACTGGGTACGGCTATATCCAAACGCAGATATCCGAGTCCGGCAACGAGGCCCTGCCGGTCATCCGCTTCGTGGAAAAGCCGGATGCGACGCGCGCCCGTGGGTATGTGGCGGCAGGTAATTACTATTGGAATAGCGGCATTTTTCTCTGGCGCAACCGCACCCTGCTCGACCTTTTACGGCAGCACATGCCGGAGTTGTATCGGGGCCTGGAGGCTCTTCGCCCGTTTATCGGACGCGAAGAGGGCCGTGCGGAGGCGCGTCAAACCTTCGCTGAACTGCCGCGCATCTCGATCGACTTCGGCGTGATGGAAAAAGCTTCGGGGCTGCGCCTGGTACCGGCCGAGTTCGTTTGGGATGACATCGGCAACTGGGGCGCCCTGGAACGGGCGCTGCCACACGACGCCGCCGGCAACGTCGCCATCGGTCCGAATCTTGCCCTTGAGGCCGGAGACTGCGTTTCGTACTCGGATGCGGGTACCGTTGCGACCTTCGGCGTATCCAACCTGATCGTTGTCCAAGCTCAGGGCAAGGTCCTTGTCTGTCCCAAAGATCGAGCAGCAGATCTGAAGCGCCTGATCGCCGCACTCGGCAATGAGGGTCAGTCATAA
- the bshC gene encoding bacillithiol biosynthesis cysteine-adding enzyme BshC produces MDRSPFAKSLPFRKIPRQPAAFLKYLEASPDVLAFYRQPPTPAALTETAREARQSEFPRREMAEILRSQNEAFGSDDTVRHSIAELESTDCVAVLTGQQVGLFTGPILTVYKALTALRLSAELRHKGFNSVAVFWMASDDHDLAETTRLTIQDSDHHTRTLDSRELLFSTTELPPHPVGAIRLPETVRQVVDAYSASFSGDWSSEIRAQLASSCRPGDTFAEAFGRLMAQLFRGRGLILFDSRDPGAKRLAAPMIRKALVEARKLRTELMERSRALKGAGLEPQVAVLPRSTLVFLQDEGGRRLLVTGDDGFVLKDAGRRFTIEELLLLTEDEPDRFSPNVLLRPVVQDRLFPTVAYVGGPAEVSYFAQVEPLYRFYGRPMPLIWPRSSFTVLSAQICTAMERHAMRLEDCFQGEARVIRQILEAQPAHFEVLLAELRRDADRGIAEVKPAMAAVDASLASAADTVRRKLLHRIASLQSKFHNFEMRRNSALRAEVSRLLNSCYPHGNLQERELGVYPLLARYGPSLLDAIYESVDLETFAHQILCI; encoded by the coding sequence ATGGATCGTTCCCCATTCGCGAAGAGCCTGCCATTCCGAAAGATTCCGCGCCAGCCCGCGGCATTTCTGAAGTACCTGGAGGCATCGCCGGATGTTCTGGCCTTTTATCGGCAGCCTCCAACCCCTGCAGCCCTGACCGAAACAGCGCGTGAGGCGCGTCAAAGCGAGTTTCCCAGGCGCGAGATGGCTGAGATCCTCAGGAGCCAGAATGAGGCCTTCGGCAGCGATGACACGGTCCGGCATTCGATCGCGGAGCTGGAAAGCACAGACTGCGTCGCCGTCTTGACGGGCCAGCAGGTGGGCCTTTTTACGGGTCCCATTCTTACAGTCTACAAGGCGCTCACCGCTCTCCGCCTGAGCGCGGAGCTGCGCCACAAGGGGTTCAACTCCGTCGCCGTCTTCTGGATGGCATCCGATGATCACGACCTGGCCGAGACCACACGCCTCACTATCCAGGATTCTGATCACCATACTCGCACGCTCGATTCCAGGGAACTGCTCTTCAGCACCACTGAATTGCCTCCTCATCCGGTCGGAGCCATCCGGCTCCCTGAAACCGTCAGGCAGGTGGTGGACGCGTATTCAGCTTCCTTCTCCGGCGACTGGAGCAGTGAGATCAGGGCCCAGTTGGCGTCGTCTTGCCGGCCGGGGGACACTTTTGCCGAGGCTTTTGGCCGGCTCATGGCCCAGCTCTTCCGGGGGAGGGGCTTGATTCTATTCGACTCCCGAGACCCGGGCGCCAAGAGGCTCGCGGCACCGATGATTAGGAAGGCCCTGGTGGAAGCCCGGAAACTGCGCACGGAGCTTATGGAACGGAGCCGCGCGCTGAAAGGTGCCGGCCTTGAGCCGCAGGTCGCTGTGCTCCCGCGCTCAACGCTCGTGTTCCTCCAGGATGAAGGCGGGCGCAGGCTCCTGGTCACAGGGGACGACGGCTTCGTGCTCAAAGACGCCGGCAGGCGTTTCACGATCGAAGAATTGTTGCTGCTCACAGAAGACGAGCCTGATCGCTTCAGCCCGAATGTGCTCCTGCGACCGGTGGTGCAGGATCGCCTCTTCCCGACTGTGGCTTACGTCGGCGGCCCTGCCGAGGTCTCCTATTTCGCACAGGTCGAGCCTCTCTACCGGTTCTACGGCCGGCCGATGCCGCTTATTTGGCCGCGGAGCAGCTTTACAGTCCTCAGTGCGCAGATCTGCACGGCCATGGAACGTCACGCCATGCGCCTGGAGGACTGTTTTCAAGGAGAAGCCCGGGTAATTCGGCAGATTCTGGAAGCGCAACCCGCGCACTTTGAAGTCCTGCTGGCTGAGCTGCGCCGAGACGCGGATCGGGGCATCGCGGAGGTAAAGCCGGCCATGGCAGCTGTAGACGCGTCGCTCGCATCGGCAGCCGACACCGTACGACGCAAACTCCTTCATCGCATAGCGTCCCTGCAGTCGAAGTTTCACAATTTCGAAATGCGACGGAACAGCGCCCTCCGTGCTGAGGTTTCACGCCTGCTGAACAGTTGCTATCCGCACGGGAACCTGCAAGAGCGCGAGCTCGGGGTGTATCCCCTGCTGGCCCGCTACGGCCCGTCGCTGCTCGACGCAATCTACGAATCGGTCGACCTCGAAACCTTCGCGCACCAGATTCTGTGTATCTAA
- a CDS encoding DHA2 family efflux MFS transporter permease subunit codes for MRSEIPQVPTPVNPWIIAISVMLATFMEVLDTTVVNVSLPHIAGSMSASVDEATWTLTSYLVANAIILPLTGWLANYLGRKRLLMMAVTGFTAASFMCGLAWNLASLILFRVIQGMSGGALQPLSQAVLLETFPPRERGKAMGFWALGIVVAPILGPVVGGWLTDNYTWRWVFYINIPVGLLSLLMTKTFIFDPAYIRRSSARIDFWGIGFLAVGIASLQVLLDKGQELDWFGSAAIRYLTLIAAVGLIAFVIRELTTSDPVVRLRVLKVATYSAGVFLMTMLGFVLYGSLILVPILLQTLMGYPALEAGIAMAPRGMGSFIANPIVGVMVGRVGPRKLLALGLAAGAATLFWLGSVNLSAGYWSFFWPQFIQGVSLALLFVPLTTVTMSPIPKEEMGNATSIFNLMRNLGGSFGIATGTTILDRRIQKNTDLLGRHVNAGGPLTESFRARLRSAFIMRGIDPAAAKIRANAALFGMVQRQAAMLSFIYVFRFLGLVFLLMLPLVLIMKSPKQREESGDAEAH; via the coding sequence ATGCGCAGCGAAATTCCGCAGGTGCCCACGCCGGTAAATCCCTGGATCATCGCCATCTCGGTGATGCTTGCGACCTTCATGGAGGTGCTCGACACCACGGTCGTGAACGTCTCGCTGCCGCACATTGCCGGCAGCATGTCCGCGTCGGTCGATGAGGCAACCTGGACTCTGACTTCCTACCTGGTTGCCAATGCGATCATCCTGCCGCTGACAGGCTGGCTGGCGAACTATCTCGGGCGCAAGCGACTGCTCATGATGGCGGTGACCGGCTTCACAGCCGCGTCATTTATGTGCGGTCTCGCCTGGAACCTGGCCTCACTCATCCTTTTTCGCGTCATCCAGGGAATGAGCGGCGGGGCATTGCAGCCCCTGTCGCAGGCTGTCCTGCTCGAAACTTTCCCGCCCCGGGAACGCGGCAAGGCGATGGGCTTCTGGGCGTTGGGGATCGTTGTGGCGCCCATTCTGGGCCCGGTCGTGGGCGGCTGGCTTACGGATAACTACACCTGGCGCTGGGTCTTCTATATCAACATTCCAGTCGGTCTGCTCTCGCTTTTGATGACGAAGACGTTCATCTTCGACCCGGCCTACATCCGGCGAAGCTCGGCACGCATCGACTTCTGGGGCATCGGTTTCCTCGCCGTCGGAATCGCCTCGCTGCAGGTCCTGCTCGACAAGGGACAGGAGCTGGACTGGTTCGGATCTGCAGCAATAAGGTACCTGACCCTGATCGCAGCCGTCGGCTTGATCGCTTTTGTCATACGCGAGCTCACCACTTCGGATCCAGTGGTCCGGCTGCGTGTTCTTAAGGTCGCGACCTATAGTGCGGGTGTGTTCCTCATGACCATGCTCGGTTTTGTCTTGTATGGAAGCCTGATACTGGTCCCGATCCTCCTGCAGACTCTCATGGGCTACCCTGCGCTCGAGGCCGGAATCGCCATGGCGCCGCGCGGCATGGGATCCTTTATCGCGAACCCGATTGTCGGCGTCATGGTCGGGCGCGTGGGGCCGCGCAAGCTGCTGGCGCTGGGACTGGCCGCGGGCGCGGCCACGCTTTTCTGGCTGGGCTCGGTCAATCTGAGCGCGGGATACTGGAGCTTCTTTTGGCCGCAGTTCATTCAAGGGGTCTCCCTCGCATTGCTGTTTGTTCCGCTGACGACTGTGACGATGAGTCCCATTCCCAAAGAGGAGATGGGGAACGCCACCAGCATATTCAACCTCATGCGCAACCTGGGCGGAAGCTTCGGCATCGCCACCGGTACTACGATATTGGATCGCCGCATTCAGAAAAACACCGACCTTCTCGGGAGGCACGTGAATGCCGGCGGTCCGCTGACAGAGTCGTTCCGCGCGCGCCTGCGCTCGGCGTTCATCATGCGCGGCATCGATCCGGCGGCCGCGAAGATCCGAGCCAATGCCGCCCTCTTCGGCATGGTACAGCGGCAGGCCGCCATGCTCTCCTTCATTTATGTCTTCCGCTTTCTGGGGCTCGTCTTTCTGTTGATGCTGCCGCTTGTGCTTATTATGAAGAGTCCGAAGCAGCGCGAGGAATCAGGCGATGCCGAGGCGCACTAA
- a CDS encoding HlyD family secretion protein: MKQPLPVAPQTPAARNRVQGHLSLNRINRSMLLAVLVVVAAGSWLLWHYYALRESTDDALIDGNISPVAARVSGTVVAVNVSDNQLVQAGTVLVQLDPRDYRVALAQAEANLASAIATSEAARTGVPVESIATASQVSTTEAALRLAEGGVAAAARDVDSAQARLDSARARQREAQANYTRAQQDLERYKKLIGKDEISQQQYDTAATAAAAARAVRDSAEALVDEADKAVGAAAARLNQAQSVVSEAQAAIRAASTAPQQVRISKAQASSADARVQQARAAVEEAQLHVEYTSVKAPVTGWVTGKTVQIGQVVQEGQGLLAIVPLEDIWVTAQYKETQLKNIRPGQRAQIRVDAYGRTYNGYVDSIAAATGERFSLLPPENASGNFVKVVQRVPVKIALEKGQDPEHLLRIGLSVEPTIIIR; the protein is encoded by the coding sequence ATGAAACAGCCGCTCCCTGTCGCGCCCCAAACGCCGGCGGCGCGGAATCGGGTGCAGGGCCATCTGTCCCTGAATCGCATTAACCGCTCAATGCTGCTCGCCGTTCTGGTTGTCGTTGCAGCCGGCTCCTGGTTGCTCTGGCACTACTATGCCTTGCGCGAAAGCACAGACGACGCGCTGATCGACGGCAATATCAGCCCGGTCGCCGCGCGCGTCAGCGGCACGGTTGTCGCCGTCAACGTGAGCGACAACCAGCTGGTGCAGGCCGGGACGGTCCTGGTGCAACTTGATCCCAGGGATTACCGGGTGGCGTTGGCGCAGGCCGAGGCGAACCTGGCGTCAGCGATCGCAACCTCGGAAGCTGCGCGCACGGGAGTGCCTGTCGAGTCGATTGCCACGGCGAGCCAGGTGAGCACCACCGAGGCCGCACTGCGGCTGGCAGAAGGAGGTGTCGCGGCAGCGGCGCGGGACGTCGACAGCGCACAGGCGCGACTCGATTCCGCCCGCGCACGGCAGCGCGAAGCTCAAGCGAATTACACCAGGGCTCAGCAGGATCTGGAGCGCTACAAGAAACTGATCGGCAAAGACGAGATCTCGCAGCAGCAGTACGACACGGCGGCGACGGCGGCGGCAGCGGCGCGCGCCGTGCGCGATTCGGCCGAGGCGCTGGTGGACGAGGCTGACAAGGCAGTCGGAGCTGCGGCGGCGCGACTGAACCAGGCCCAAAGCGTCGTGTCGGAGGCGCAGGCCGCAATCAGAGCGGCCAGCACCGCACCGCAACAAGTGCGCATCAGCAAGGCGCAGGCCAGCTCGGCCGATGCCAGGGTGCAGCAGGCCAGGGCGGCCGTGGAAGAGGCACAGCTTCATGTCGAATACACATCGGTCAAGGCTCCTGTCACGGGATGGGTCACCGGCAAAACGGTGCAGATCGGACAGGTGGTACAGGAAGGCCAGGGATTGCTGGCCATCGTTCCGCTCGAAGACATCTGGGTAACGGCTCAATACAAGGAGACGCAGCTGAAAAACATACGGCCGGGCCAGCGCGCGCAGATTCGTGTCGACGCTTACGGGCGCACGTACAATGGCTATGTCGACAGTATCGCGGCGGCGACCGGCGAACGTTTCAGCCTGCTGCCGCCCGAGAACGCGTCGGGCAACTTCGTCAAGGTTGTCCAGCGCGTACCGGTAAAAATCGCACTCGAGAAGGGGCAGGACCCGGAGCACCTCCTCCGCATCGGGCTGTCCGTGGAGCCAACCATCATAATCAGGTAG
- a CDS encoding Fe-Mn family superoxide dismutase, translating into MKYEPRNFEHLLGTEGFSNTLLNNHFTLYKGYVANTNKLAEILDSLLKEGKIATPEYAELSRRFGWEFNGMRLHEYYFENMIKGGSKLDKGSPLSTRIAQEFGSLENWEKDFKGTGTMRGIGWTVLYYDSISKHLFNVWVNEHDVGHLAGCAPLLIMDVFEHAFITDYQLKRADYIEAFLKATSWKAVGDRFQAAS; encoded by the coding sequence ATGAAATACGAACCGAGGAATTTCGAGCATTTGCTGGGAACCGAAGGGTTCAGCAACACCCTGTTGAACAACCACTTCACTCTCTATAAAGGCTATGTGGCGAACACAAACAAGCTGGCTGAAATCCTGGACTCGTTGCTGAAGGAAGGAAAGATCGCAACCCCGGAGTATGCAGAATTGAGCCGCAGGTTCGGGTGGGAATTCAACGGCATGAGGCTGCACGAATACTATTTCGAGAACATGATCAAGGGCGGGTCGAAACTCGACAAAGGGTCGCCGCTGTCCACCAGGATCGCGCAGGAATTCGGCAGTCTGGAAAACTGGGAGAAGGATTTCAAGGGCACCGGGACGATGCGCGGTATCGGCTGGACCGTCCTGTATTACGACAGCATCAGCAAGCACCTCTTCAATGTCTGGGTCAACGAACACGACGTCGGTCATCTCGCGGGCTGCGCTCCACTCCTGATCATGGATGTCTTCGAGCACGCCTTCATCACCGACTATCAGCTCAAGCGCGCGGATTACATCGAAGCGTTCCTGAAAGCCACAAGCTGGAAAGCCGTCGGCGACCGGTTCCAGGCTGCCTCCTAG
- a CDS encoding MFS transporter, producing MFRALRHRNFQLFFGGQLISLVGTWMQMLAQSWLVYRLTHSAALLGEVGFASQIPVLFLGPVAGIFADRHSRQRIVIVTQTLMMIQALVMAALTLTHTIKVWEIFVLALFLGICNAFDIPARQSFIVEMVGSDDLMNAIALNSSTFNAARSIGPAVAGILVGALGEGMCFLLNGLSFIAVIAGLLMMRIDQLAVRRDHAPKLEQFREGFVYVRGNTAIRTLLLLLGIVSLLGMSYTVLMPIFADKVLHSGAGGLGELLTSAGVGALIGALWLARRQRVLGLDRVVGRACAGFGASLILFSLSRILWLSLLLLVPAGFFIMTQLASTNTLIQSTVSNTMRGRVMGIYSMMFLGLAPFGSLIAGFMAQHLGAPVAVFFCGSASMIAAAIFSLRRPALRIDDHLMQ from the coding sequence ATGTTTCGTGCGTTGCGACACCGCAATTTCCAGTTGTTCTTCGGCGGCCAGCTCATCTCTTTGGTTGGGACCTGGATGCAGATGCTGGCGCAAAGCTGGTTGGTCTATCGTTTGACCCATTCGGCAGCGCTGTTGGGAGAAGTCGGCTTTGCCTCTCAAATCCCGGTTCTGTTCCTGGGACCTGTGGCCGGCATATTTGCCGACCGCCACAGCCGCCAGCGGATCGTCATCGTCACCCAGACGCTGATGATGATCCAGGCGCTGGTCATGGCCGCACTGACCCTGACCCACACGATCAAGGTCTGGGAGATTTTCGTCCTGGCCTTGTTTCTGGGAATATGCAATGCCTTTGATATTCCTGCACGGCAGTCCTTCATCGTCGAGATGGTCGGCAGTGATGACCTGATGAACGCGATTGCCCTCAATTCCTCCACGTTCAACGCCGCCCGCAGCATCGGGCCGGCGGTTGCAGGGATCCTGGTCGGTGCGCTGGGCGAAGGAATGTGCTTTCTGCTCAACGGGCTAAGCTTCATCGCGGTGATCGCGGGCCTGTTGATGATGAGGATCGATCAGCTGGCGGTCCGGCGAGACCATGCCCCGAAACTCGAGCAGTTCAGGGAAGGCTTCGTCTATGTGCGCGGCAATACGGCAATCCGCACCCTCCTCCTGCTGCTCGGCATCGTGAGCCTGCTCGGCATGTCTTATACGGTGCTGATGCCCATCTTTGCGGACAAGGTGCTGCATAGCGGAGCCGGCGGCTTGGGGGAACTGTTGACCAGTGCCGGAGTCGGTGCTCTGATCGGAGCGCTCTGGCTGGCAAGGCGCCAACGGGTGCTGGGCCTGGACCGTGTCGTAGGCCGAGCCTGTGCAGGATTCGGCGCGAGCCTGATCCTGTTTTCGTTGTCCCGAATCCTCTGGCTCTCCTTGCTCCTGCTGGTGCCGGCGGGCTTTTTCATCATGACGCAACTGGCCTCGACCAATACGCTGATCCAGTCCACTGTCAGCAACACGATGCGTGGCCGCGTCATGGGAATCTACAGCATGATGTTCCTGGGCTTGGCGCCCTTCGGCAGCCTGATTGCAGGATTCATGGCCCAGCATCTCGGCGCCCCGGTTGCAGTTTTCTTCTGCGGTTCCGCTTCCATGATCGCCGCCGCAATCTTCTCGCTGAGACGCCCCGCCCTGCGGATCGACGATCACCTCATGCAATAA